The genomic region CAATACTGTCACCCAATGCGTCAACTTGTCTGGCCTGCAACAATACCGGGATGGTCAAGAAATCCTGGAAATAGCGATAATACACCATATCGGCATAGATTAGTGCGGTAAGCAGCAGGTTAAGCACCGCGAGAGACACGATCATGCCTCTACGTGGCAGCCACCAGGTCCAGAAGGACAGGAGAAGAAGTGATCCAATAGCAATGACTTTATCCAGCAGTCCCATCGTAATGTTATAGGCGTGCAGATTGTGATGGAGCCACATGAGTTTGAGCAGCATGAGCACAAGAAAAATAAGATATAACGTTAGTGGATGATTCAGAAGCCCGCGTGGCATGGAGCTGCGAGTAGGGCGAGTGACAACCATATGTATGTCCCCCTTGCTTTCGTTGTTTTGTAATCGGAATGTTAAAATAGGGCTCCATCCATTATAGCGTGGCCCCATGGGTTTTCAACTATGCCTAAGGATGAATTGATTTCTATCCAAACGAAGGCCGATGACGGCGAATTCATATGAACAGAATAGCGCACAAAAAAGCACTCCAGCCATAGATGGCAGGAGCACTTTATATTCGAAACAGTTATGAAGATTGTGGTGCTTTATTTCGTGGGGGCAGTGGGCCCAAATACTGATAGTACTGGGTTTCAATTCGTCCGTTGAACAATTTGCGACGCTTGTCTGCTTTATGACCGAAATACTCCTCGAAAGCTTTGGTCGATGTGATTGCGAAAAAGGACCATGTTGGCATGTCTAGATAACTGCGCCCTAATGAGCGGAGCAACTTCTGAACTTCTTTTTCTTCACTCAAACGTTCACCATATGGGGGATTGGTAATGATGACACCATAATCACCCTGTGGTCTAGCGCGATGAGCGGGCAGGACGCTGACTTCAATTTCTTTAGCGAAGCCAGCACTTTTGATCGCTGCCATAGCAACTTCAATCGCTTCGGGATCAATATCGCTACCTGAAATCTGTAACGGGATATCGTCACGTACAGCATCGAATGCTTCTTCGCGCGCCTGTTCCCACAATTCTTCAGGAATGACAGCCCAGTCCTCGGAGTTGAAGGTACGACGAAGTCCTGGTGCAATGTTCCAGCCGATCATAGCGGCTTCAATTAACATTGTGCCTGATCCACAGCATGGATCATAAAAGGGGCGGGATACATTCCAGCGACTGAGCTGAATAAGAGCTGCAGCAAGTGTTTCTTTGAGTGGTGCTTCGGTGACGAGTTTACGATAACCCCGTTTATGCAGACCTGGTCCCGTTGTATCCAAAGTAAGCAGGGCGCGATCGTTCAGCAGAATGACCTCAATCACATAACGAGACCCATCCTCTGGGAACCACTCCGTGTCATAAGTCAGTTTCAGTTTCTCTACGATTGCTTTCTTCACGATCCCTTGTGATGCAGGTACGCTGCTCAACTGAGATTTTTGGGAGCGACCCTCTACAGGAAATTCGCCGTCAGCAGGAATCCACTCTTCCCATGGAAGTGCTTTGGTGCCTTCAAACAATTCGTCGAATGTTGTAGCAGGGAATTCACCCATTTTGACCAATACCCGATCCGAACTTCTCAGCCACAGATTACACCGGCAAATATCAATATAATCCCCAGTGAAGAAAACCCGTCCATTGTCGATCGTAACATCCTCATACCCCAGTTGCTTCAGTTCCCGGGCAACAACAGCCTCGAGTCCCATTGCCGAGGTCGCAATCAATTGCAATTGAGCCATGTGATTCATTTCAACTCCATTTCAAGCTGGAGAAGGAATATCCTTCTCTCTGCTGTATAGTAACGGTGCGGCCTTGCCGCTTTCCGTGAAAAAACTTACAATGAGAAATGCGGTGAACGTATGCAATCCTCTCTCGAGATGATGCACCAGTCAACCGCCTGTGTTGATAACAAACATTTATTATAGAACATTGGCATCCATATGGAAAGCAGTCCAAGTGTCCAAGGAGGATTTTAGTGGTGAATCTGACCCCTGATGAATATGTGAATCAATTATTTCAAGAGGATGACCTTTTGCTGAAAGTGAAAGAGGCCATCCGTTCGAACGGTATGCCGGAAGTTTCGGTTGCTGCGGCGTATGGACGTTTGCTCACGTTTCTAGCCAAGACATCCAAAGCAGAAGCTGCGCTCGAAATCGGCGTGCTGGGCGGTTACAGCGGGATCTGCATTGCACGCGGATTGCGTGAAAATGGGACCCTGACGTCTCTGGAACTGAAAGAGAAATATGCGGCAATGGCGCGTGGTCATCTGGAAGAAGGCGGTTTTGGCGAAAAGGTAGAGTACCGGATTGGCCCGGCGGCAGATAGCCTGGAGCAATTGCAACAGGAAGGTCGCACATTCGATTTCTTCTTTATTGACGCAGACAAGGAAAATTATCCGGTATATCTCGACTATGCCATCAAGCTGGCTCGGCCAGGTGCTGTCATTGTGGGGGATAACTGTTTCCTGCGTGGTCGTACACTGAATCCGGACAAGCAGGGTCCGGCCGTTCTTGCGGTTCGTCGCTTCAATGAACAGATGGCAAGTGATCCCCGTCTGGTAACGACCATGTTACCGGATTACGATGGGCTCGTGCTTGCTTGGGTGAAGTGAGAAGAGGTTGAGGTAACAAAAAGAAGAGACGACACACCTTGAATATCAGGGGCGTGTCGTCTCTTCTTTTTGTCCAGATTTATAAAGGATGAGTGCTTTCTTAGACTTCAGGTGTTCCGTACGTTTCGAACCATTTTTTGATGGTGTCAAAATCATCACTGAAGGATAGTCCAAGCATCAATAACACACGAGCTTGTTGTGGACTCAGGTTATCGCCGGCAATGATACCTTTTCCACCCCCGTATACACTTCCTGAACCCGTCCGAGTGGTGGTCACGAAGATTACACCTTCCTCAATGGCTTTGGTACGAGCTTGTCCCATAGCTCTGGAGATACCGCCAGCTCCTGTACCGGAGGTTACGATGCCTTGTGCGCCGTTGCTCACGAACCCTTCGATGGCTCCGCCTCCAGCTTCTTGATACGAGATCGCAATTTCCACTTTGGCGAGATCAGCTTTTGTGATTTTACTCAGATCGAATACGGGCTTCGCAGTGCCTTCAGGTTTCAAGGCGCGTGCAGGAGCACGGTAGATTCGAATGTTTTCTTCATCAATATATCCTACGGCACCGAGCATCGGTGTCTCAAACGTATCTGTCCGATAATCATTCGTTTTGCTTACACCACGTGCGAGTTGGATGGTGTCATTCAACATCAGTACTGTTCCGAATGAAGTGGTACGACCACTGCCTGCAAGTTTGATGGCGTTGTACAGATTGGCTTGAGCGTCAGAGCCGATGACAGTCCATGGACGCATGGAGCCTGTGATCACGACCGGTTTGTCACTCTGAACCGTCATATCGAGGAAATAGGCGATTTCCTCCATTGTATCTGTACCCGTGGTGACCACAACGCTGTCATACAGGGCAAGAGCTTTATCTACCGTCTGCGACAAGTCATAGAGATCAGCCATGCTATAGGAGCCTGAGCCTGAATTTCCGAATTGGAGCGTGCTAACATCAGCAATCTTCTGCTTATCCGGTAAGGCGTCTACCATCTCTCCAATGGGAAGCGTACCTGCCTTGTAGTTCTGGAAGCTGGTTGCATCCTCGGATTGACCGGCAATCGTTCCGCCAGTTCCGATCACCAATACATTAGGGAGCGCAGATTGCTTGGAGGAGTCTGGTACAGCAGGGATGGAGGTATTGCGAGCTGGAGTAGTAGATGCTGTCTGAACAGCGCCTGTTGTACCTTTTACCTCCGTGGCTGCGTGCGCAGCGTAGGTTCCGATCGGGGACAACGAGATCGTTAACGCTGTTAAAGCTGCGGTACTCCATACGGCCCAGGGACGAAGATTGGATGTTTTTCTCATGAATAGCACTCTCCTTCAAGTAAGTGTGATGTTAAGTTTGTTAAGAAGAATATGTATACCATTTCAAATTGATTGTATTTCATGTTAAGTAATATGACAATTGTAGATATAGATAGAGTAATCGGTTACATTCATAGATATTAGGAGTATATTGATTATTTATAAGGTAAAATGAAAGAAAATTCATTCTAGCAAAGCTAGAATAGAGATGGAATGAGTAGTTTTGAAGAATAATCAGATGTTTTTGTGTTAGTTAATATTACATAATGAGGCTTTTGTCCTGATAAAATGAAGCATTTCAAGAGAGGGAATGTTGGATGCGGGTTTATAGCAGAAGTGGACCTTTCTACAATTAATATTTATCACACAGGCTAGCACAACGAGAGGTAATTAGTAACGTGTAGTAGGTAATGGGTCTCAATTACGTTCCAAAGATTGGTTTCGTTATGGAGTTTTGTTTATAATAGGGGTGATTAACATATGTAAATAAATATATAATATTGATTGGAGGAGAAACGATGAAACAGGCACCCAGAAAGTATGCAAATTACATTCCGATTCGTGAATTAGAGAGTTTGGAAGAGCGGCTATCTCCCTTCCAGGTGTACGCAGAGCTTCGTGATAACACTCCAGTCCGATATGATGAGCATCGAGAATGTTGGGATGTTTTCGGTTATGAAGATGTGAAGTATGTGTTGAAAAACCCGAAACTGTTCTCTTCTGCACGTGACCGTGCCAATACGAGCATGCTGACAACAGACCCTCCCAAGCACAAACAGCTGCGTGATCTGGTGAATCAGGCGTTTACACCCAAGGCCATTGAAGCGTTGGCTCCGCGTATTCAGGAAATTACAGATGAGTTAATTGCTCCACACCTATCAGAAGGACATATGGAACTTATTGATGACCTTGCGATGCCATTGCCCGTCATTGTGATTGCTGAATTGATCGGAGTCCCTGCGACGGATCGTCAAAAGTTCAAGGACTGGTCTGATGTGTTGGTAAAAGGTGCGCGTGATGACAGTGAAGAGGCTTTTCAGGAGCTGTTGGAGGAGAAAAAAAGAAATACACAGGAACTGCATACCTATTTCACTGGCATTATGGAAGAACGTCGGTTGCAGCCGCAGGATGATCTGATCTCGTTACTACTTGCTGCGGAGATTGATGGTGAGCATTTAACCGCCGAGGAAGTGGTCGGTTTCTGTATTCTCTTGCTTGCTGCTGGTAATGAAACAACAACGAACCTGATTACCAATGCGGTTCGTATATTGTCTGAACAACCCGATCTACAGCAGGAGTTGCG from Paenibacillus sp. FSL R5-0341 harbors:
- a CDS encoding cytochrome P450, which codes for MKQAPRKYANYIPIRELESLEERLSPFQVYAELRDNTPVRYDEHRECWDVFGYEDVKYVLKNPKLFSSARDRANTSMLTTDPPKHKQLRDLVNQAFTPKAIEALAPRIQEITDELIAPHLSEGHMELIDDLAMPLPVIVIAELIGVPATDRQKFKDWSDVLVKGARDDSEEAFQELLEEKKRNTQELHTYFTGIMEERRLQPQDDLISLLLAAEIDGEHLTAEEVVGFCILLLAAGNETTTNLITNAVRILSEQPDLQQELRENPERITTAIEETLRYYPPIVAIGRVAKETVELNGQTIQAGEQVISWVGSANRDGAQFERPEDFISDRKPNRHMGFGFGIHFCLGAPLARLEARVVLHTLLQHMERIQLVPGTDLQPIQSAFVFGVKHYPIEFNK
- a CDS encoding O-methyltransferase, with product MNLTPDEYVNQLFQEDDLLLKVKEAIRSNGMPEVSVAAAYGRLLTFLAKTSKAEAALEIGVLGGYSGICIARGLRENGTLTSLELKEKYAAMARGHLEEGGFGEKVEYRIGPAADSLEQLQQEGRTFDFFFIDADKENYPVYLDYAIKLARPGAVIVGDNCFLRGRTLNPDKQGPAVLAVRRFNEQMASDPRLVTTMLPDYDGLVLAWVK
- a CDS encoding asparaginase, which translates into the protein MRKTSNLRPWAVWSTAALTALTISLSPIGTYAAHAATEVKGTTGAVQTASTTPARNTSIPAVPDSSKQSALPNVLVIGTGGTIAGQSEDATSFQNYKAGTLPIGEMVDALPDKQKIADVSTLQFGNSGSGSYSMADLYDLSQTVDKALALYDSVVVTTGTDTMEEIAYFLDMTVQSDKPVVITGSMRPWTVIGSDAQANLYNAIKLAGSGRTTSFGTVLMLNDTIQLARGVSKTNDYRTDTFETPMLGAVGYIDEENIRIYRAPARALKPEGTAKPVFDLSKITKADLAKVEIAISYQEAGGGAIEGFVSNGAQGIVTSGTGAGGISRAMGQARTKAIEEGVIFVTTTRTGSGSVYGGGKGIIAGDNLSPQQARVLLMLGLSFSDDFDTIKKWFETYGTPEV
- a CDS encoding class I SAM-dependent RNA methyltransferase, which codes for MAQLQLIATSAMGLEAVVARELKQLGYEDVTIDNGRVFFTGDYIDICRCNLWLRSSDRVLVKMGEFPATTFDELFEGTKALPWEEWIPADGEFPVEGRSQKSQLSSVPASQGIVKKAIVEKLKLTYDTEWFPEDGSRYVIEVILLNDRALLTLDTTGPGLHKRGYRKLVTEAPLKETLAAALIQLSRWNVSRPFYDPCCGSGTMLIEAAMIGWNIAPGLRRTFNSEDWAVIPEELWEQAREEAFDAVRDDIPLQISGSDIDPEAIEVAMAAIKSAGFAKEIEVSVLPAHRARPQGDYGVIITNPPYGERLSEEKEVQKLLRSLGRSYLDMPTWSFFAITSTKAFEEYFGHKADKRRKLFNGRIETQYYQYLGPLPPRNKAPQSS